AGCCACATAGGAATGTTTAACAATGGGTAAAGTAATGCCAAAAATATCAGTTTCTTGGAAAGCATCAGAACCAATAGCCGCACGGGGAACTTGACCTGTAATAATTACCATGGGAATAGAGTCCATGTGGGCCGTAGCGATGCCCGTTACAAGGTTGGTCGCCCCAGGGCCTGAAGTGCCAAAACATACCCCTACCTTACCTGTTGCCCTGGCGTAACCATCGGCGGCATGGGATGCTCCTTGTTCGTGGCGCACTAAGATATGTTTTAATTCTCCTCTGGCTTCAAAGCGATATAGTTCATCATAGATAGGTAAAATTGCTCCCCCCGGATAACCGAAAATATGTTCCACACCATGACGGTGAAGGCTATCCATAAGTGCGAAAGCTCCAGTTTTTTTAACTGAAGCTGCATCAGGGGACAGTTTTACAGGGGAAAAGTTAGAAGCTACCATATAAGTTTTTTTATTTCATCGGCAATGATCTCTATCCTTACTATTGTAAAGCCCCTAGGGGTATCTTGTAATTAGTTTTTGTTTATTTGTTACATTTTACAGACATTTTTCCATCCAATCACTGATAATTTGACTCACTTGTTCGGGGGCTTCATCGTGGGGGCAATGTCCTGCATTAAGATAATATTCGGTTAAATTGGGGCAGAATTGCTTAAATTTAGCTCCCCTTTCTTTGGTTCTCATCCAGGGGTCTGCTTCTCCCCAAATGGTCATTAAAGGGCATTCTAGTTGCTCTAGGAGATGATCTATGCTATCTCCTTGGGGATTTTTGAATACCGATGCAAACACTTGCAATGCTCCTTTGTCGCAGGAGGGGCGGTAAATGTCTTCGATAAGTTGTTCGTTGATGGCGCTGTTGTCTAAGTAAACTTTTTCTAGGGTTTTGCGAATATTTTTTTTATTTCTGAGGCGTTGAAAGAGAATGTATGATACCCATGATTGTCGTAAGACTAAACCTATTATTTTTTGAGTAACATTAGGGGTTTTTTTCTGGGCATCGGAAAAGGGGCCTGCGCTGTTAATGAGGATTAATCCTGCCACACTATCGGGAAATTCGGAAGCTGTACAAAGGGAGGCATAGCCACCTAAGGAGTTTCCTGCGAGGATGGTTTTTTGCCCAATGTTTTCTTGGATGAAGTCGTTTAATTGTTGTCGCCAAAGAGTGCCGTTGTATTCCCAAGGTGGTTTTCCTGAGCGTCCAAAACCGAGTAAGTCGATCGCCCATACTTGGTAATTTTCTTTTAATATATGAATATTTTTGCGCCAATGATCTGTTGATGCTCCAAACCCATGGACTAAGAGTAAGGGTGGTTTATGGGGATTGTCTATTCCTCCTTTTACATAGTACACTTTTTCCCCTCGCCATTGCCAATATTCCCCTGGCTGTGAAGGTGTATCGTGGATTGATTTATTTAAAACTTCCATATCTTATATTTAGTTTTATTAAGTTATATTAATAATTATAGCCTTGCTTTAAAACCTAGAGGGTGACGGGGGAATCGACATAGATGGTGGGTTCTTGCATGGTAAAGTTAATGCCATGGGTAGTAAGTTGTTGGGATATGTTATCGTTGGCTAGTTCTAGGAGTCTTTTTCTGAGTTTGATAGAGCTTTCGTTAGAACCGAGAATGAAAAATGTTACTCTGGCTCTGGTTTGCCGTTGATGTTCGGGGACAAATAATGCTACTTTGGTACTATCGGGATCTATTCCGAATAGGGCATTGGTACATTTTTTAACCACGTCTTCGACGAGGGCTTGTTCACTGTCTGCAAGGATGTTAACAAAGTCTAGGTAAAGTAAGACCATGACTTTTTTTCCTCGGGTGACGTTTTCTATTTCAATATTTGCCATCATGGAGTTAGGCAATATCATCAAAGTTCCTTTTCCTGGTAATCTTATTTTAGTGGATCTTAAGCCGATGGATTCGACTCTACCGTATAGTCCACTATTGAGCCTGATATATTCCCCGACAATGAAAGGACGGTCTAAATATATTACACAAGTTCCGAGTAGTTGTTCTAGGGTTTTTTGGGCGGCAAAGGCGATCGCAATTCCCCCTAAACCTACACTGGCTAATAAACCCACCAAATTTATATCTAATCTTCGGGCAAAGGCAAGGGCGGCAATAAAACCAATTAAGACGTTAACGATGGTTTCTACGACTAATAACAATTCATCTACTTCTTTTCCTAATTTTTGAATTAAGTTAATACCGTAAATAATTATCACTTGTCGAAATAAACGGGATGCTAACCAAGCAATAATTAAAATTAAACTAAGATCAATGATAAATTCTAATAGGTTATATAATCCTTCATAACTACGAATAAAGTTAAGGGATAGTGACCATAAAATTAGTGTTCCTGCTAAACGAAAAATATTTTGTAATGGATCAATTATTCCTTGATAAAATTCTGTTAATGGTTTTTGAGCAAATTTAGAAATTATTACTTTGACATAAAATGGGGTATATCTTCCCACAAAAAAGGATGCTAATAAAAGTAGTATAAAAAAACCAAATTCATACACAAAGTTAAGAAAAACTTGATAGCCTTCTTGGGCTTCTAAAAATTCGAGAATGTCAATAATATTTTCCATATTTTTCTACATTAATATTGTTTGATAAATAAGTTTAAATAAACTAGATTATAAAATAATTACTATTAACTATTTAATAATTATTTTGTAACCATTCAAAAAATGGCATTGCTTAATTATGGTATAAAACATAGTTAAATTACATAAGAAACTAAGACTTCTAAATATTAGAACCGTTTCCTATTCCCCATGGTTGATGAGGGAAGTCGAGATGCCCTGTTTCCTTTCTCAACAAGAAATCATACTTAAAATAAGCAACGCCAAAAAATTAAATAGTAATGGGAGAATCTACATTAATGGTTTCATCCTCAATGGTAAAATTGATACCATAATTCTTGAGCTGAAGGGTAATATTTTCCTTCGCAATGTCTAATAATTGACGTCGTAAATCCATCGAAACCCTTTCCGAACCTAAGAGGAAAAAACTGACTTGAGCTTGGGTATAATATTTATTTTTTCCTTGATTTATATCTTCAAATTTAACCCCCGTATTTTTAGGATCTATGCCAAAAATGTCTTTGGTGCTATCAATAATTATTTGTCTAATTAATGCCATTTCATCTTCATCTAAAGAAGTATTGAAAGTAAAATAAACTAGAGAAATAATCTTTTTTGCTCCCGTATAATTTTCTATATTGACTTGGGTTAAAGAACTATTGGGAATAATCATTAATGTTC
The Cyanobacterium stanieri LEGE 03274 genome window above contains:
- a CDS encoding alpha/beta fold hydrolase, yielding MEVLNKSIHDTPSQPGEYWQWRGEKVYYVKGGIDNPHKPPLLLVHGFGASTDHWRKNIHILKENYQVWAIDLLGFGRSGKPPWEYNGTLWRQQLNDFIQENIGQKTILAGNSLGGYASLCTASEFPDSVAGLILINSAGPFSDAQKKTPNVTQKIIGLVLRQSWVSYILFQRLRNKKNIRKTLEKVYLDNSAINEQLIEDIYRPSCDKGALQVFASVFKNPQGDSIDHLLEQLECPLMTIWGEADPWMRTKERGAKFKQFCPNLTEYYLNAGHCPHDEAPEQVSQIISDWMEKCL
- a CDS encoding mechanosensitive ion channel family protein translates to MENIIDILEFLEAQEGYQVFLNFVYEFGFFILLLLASFFVGRYTPFYVKVIISKFAQKPLTEFYQGIIDPLQNIFRLAGTLILWSLSLNFIRSYEGLYNLLEFIIDLSLILIIAWLASRLFRQVIIIYGINLIQKLGKEVDELLLVVETIVNVLIGFIAALAFARRLDINLVGLLASVGLGGIAIAFAAQKTLEQLLGTCVIYLDRPFIVGEYIRLNSGLYGRVESIGLRSTKIRLPGKGTLMILPNSMMANIEIENVTRGKKVMVLLYLDFVNILADSEQALVEDVVKKCTNALFGIDPDSTKVALFVPEHQRQTRARVTFFILGSNESSIKLRKRLLELANDNISQQLTTHGINFTMQEPTIYVDSPVTL